The Echinimonas agarilytica genomic sequence CCGACGGGACTTGACCCACTGCGAGTATCTTTCTGTTGACTGCAAAGAGGCGCAGCCGAGCTTGATTTTTAAGCCCTTCATTCGTCGCAAGAGCGTGAGTGACGGTCATTTCAAGTGCGGTGTCGTCCACTTGAGTTGAGAAGTCTCGGCGATCGTGCAATACCATTGCAGTGCCAGCAGCGCCGGCGATAACAATGCCTGCGCACCCTTGCAAAGCTCCCACACATAGCGTGAGAGACGTTGCCATTACAATACTACGAATCATTCCAGGCTCTTTGTTAGTCTTCCATATGTGGGAATAGAGTATTATCAATTAGGTCACATAGGCAATGGATTGCTAATAAATGAACCTCTTGAATCCGCGCGGTGCGATCCGATGGAACGCGAACTTCAACATCTGTTTCGCTTAATAATCCAGCCATCTCGCCACCGTCACGCCCAGTGAGGGCAACAATCTTCATGTCACGACTTACAGCCGCTTCCATCGCTTTGATGACATTGCGGCTGTTACCACTGGTGGAAATGGCCAGTAGTACGTCTCCAGGCTGTCCAAGTGCTCGGACTTGTTTAGAGAATATCTCATCATAGCTATAGTCATTGGCGATGGACGTCACTGTGGAGCTGTCGGTCGTCAATGCAATAGCAGGCAAGCCGGGCCGTTCTTTTTCAAAACGATTGAGTAACTCAGACGAGAAATGTTGAGCATCGCCAGCAGAACCGCCATTCCCACAGCTAAGGATTTTATTTCCATTGAGCAACGCTTGGCTCATAATCTCAGCGCCGGCTTTAATGGCTTCTGGAAGTGCTTCCGCAGCAGCAATTTTGGTCTGAATACTTTCTGTAAAACTTGCTTTGATACGCTCTAGCATGAGAGTCCTCTTTGGTTAAAAGGCATTTTTAAGCCACTCAATATGTTGTTGAGGTGGCTCGCCGGTAATAGCAACAAGATCAAACCGACATTGTGTCTTATATTCTTTTAATTTGTGAGATTGCAGATAATAACTAGCTGCGCCTCTGAGGCGGTTGATCTGACTATGGGAAAGTGCATTTGCTGCACCACCGTATAAATGGTTGCGTCGATATTTCACTTCAACAAACACCAGTGTAGCGCCGTCTTTCATGATTAAATCAACTTCCCAACGACCGGCCTTAAAATGAGACTGCATTAAACGAAGCCCTGCTTGCTGCAAGTGCTGACAAGCGAGGCTTTCGTAAAAATCGCCTTTAGATTTCAAAAATTAACCGTTCACAGGCGTGAGTGCGCCTTTATTGTATTGGCCCCAATAAAAGTGCGTCACCACTTCGCCTTTGGGCGTTACGCTTAATGCACCGGTCAAACCGTCCACTGTGTATCCGGGCAAATGACGAAGTGCCGATAACGTTGGCAGTAGCGCAAGCGCATCGTTCCCCATAGCAAATAAGCGAAAGTCGGAATAGCCAGACTGCGGGGATAACTCGCGAAGTTGCTGAACAAGCCCAACGTTTTCGCTGTCGGCAATCATCGCGATATCACCCACGTAAATGCCTTCAAATTCACTGTGTGGGCCGGAGTGTGATCGCGGCCCGACAACTACTTTTACCGGTGCAGCGAATGGACTTACGGTGACATCCACAAAGGATTTTAATAAGCGTGCTTGTTGTGAACTTGCGACCACATAGATAGCATCGATGTCGGCTCGACTGCGAGGCTCGCTTTCAAGTTTCAAACCCAGAGTAGATGCCAGTTGCCGAGCGCGGGTCTCTGAGCTGGTGATCCCCATAATTCGTTGCATTTGTTTCTGCATAGAATTGCTGGCACCCATGGTCTCGACGCTTAGTTGTGGCGTTTCAGACACTGCTTCGGAGGCCTCGTCTAGAGCTCGCCATTCTTGCTCAAATGTGCGGCCAATACGCTGGTAGCTAGAGCCCGAGGACTGCAACAGTAATGGATGCTTGACTTGAGCGGCGCGCAAGAACTCGACGGTGTTTCGCGCTTCCTGTTCGGGCGACAATGCAAATGAACTGACATTTTCTTGCGTAACGCCAGATTCGATTTGGTTTAACGCTAATATCGGAGTTTGATGATCGGAAAGCTCTATGAGTGTTTGTACATTACTCTTTAGTAATGGGCCGACGATCATATCGTGCTCATTGGTCTGAATTTCAGTGTAAATCGATTCGATTGAGTTGCGGCCGCTGTCATAAAAGCGAACTTGAGTTTTATTTTCGTAGTCTTTCAGAATGGCATGAAGCATGCCGTTGCGGATGGATAACCCCTGTGATTGAAATTTACCGCTAAGTGGCAAAATAACTGCAATAGACTCTGGCATAGAGCCGCTGTCAGCCAATACTGAATCTAAGTTTCTAGGAAGCATCGATATGCCTGGGTGTCCTCGATATTGTCGCTGCCAGCTTTGAAGCTGCGCAATCACTGTTTCAAGTTCACCTTTTGCCGTAAGAATTCTATAAAGCGAGACCCAGCCATCAAAATCAGCGTTGCGCGAGCCGTCATTTAAAATGGCTGTGTCAGTTTCTGGCGCTTTGTCGAACGCTTGCCAAAGTTGAGTTTGCAATCCTGCTTGTTGCTTGTCGGATGCAAAAGGGAACTGTTGAGACAACGATTGAGCTGCGAGCCAATAGTGATGTTCAGATTGATAAAGGGCTGCTTCAAGGGCGTAATATTCATTCGCTATTTTTGCATGCACAGGGTTTTGAGAAACTCGCTCAAATTCGTGTTTGGCCGCAGTCATGTCTCCTTGGCTGAGGTAGACCTGCGCGCGTAACAAGTGCCACTCTTGTTGCGAGTTGGGCGTTGTCGGGCGAGTACCGTTCAATACCTGCTGAGCGGTATCTATTCGTCCGTTGCGGATAAACAAGCGAACGGCATTGAGCCTGTACTCACTCTTTTCAGGTTCGCTGGCTTGTTCTGAAAGCGTCAACCACTGTTGTGGCGAGCTAATACTATTAAGTTCTGCTTGGGTAGGTTTATTAGAGCTTGAACAAGCTACTAGTAACACGCACGCCAAAATAACGCTGAAAAAAGCAGATCCGAATCCAGTTCGTTGCACAGCCACTCCTTAAAAATCGAGGCTCAAAGCATAATGTGGTGTATATTAAACCGCTGATCACCAGTACACAAACCGGAACTATGAGCGGCATTCTTTTTATTGTACCAACACCTATCGGTAACTTAGGTGATATTAGCGCAAGAGCACTAGAGGTGTTAGCTGAGGTTGACGTGATTGCAGCCGAAGATACGCGCCATACTCGTCATTTACTTAACCATTTTGGCATAAAAACACGCTGTATTTCGCTGCATTTGCATAATGAAAACCAGCGCTCCTCTCAATTTGTGGATTTGCTTCAAAAAGGCGAGTCGATTGCTTTGGTGTCTGATGCAGGTACACCATTGATTTCAGACCCCGGTTACCCGCTTGTGAATGCACTTCGACACGCTGGATGTCAGGTCGTTCCATTGCCGGGGCCGTGCGCTGCCACTACTGCATTATGTGCCGCTGGCCTGCCGACGGATCGCTTTTGCTTTGAAGGTTTTTTACCCGCCAAGGCATCAGGTCGTAAAGAGAAGCTAGAAGCGCTCAAACATGAAACTCGAACAATGCTATTTTATGAATCACCGCGCCGAGTATTTGATACGCTTGAGTCGATGGCTGAAATTATGGGGCACGATCGCCATATCGTAGTGGCCAAGGAACTCACCAAGCGCTTTGAAACCTTTATTAGTGGCACGGCTGCTGAGATCATCGACTGGTTTAAGCAGGCGCCAGAGCGCCAAAAAGGCGAAATGGTGATTATGCTCAGTGGTACCAGTGAGTCAACCGATGCTGGATTTGAACATGCCTTGGAGCTTGCCATTAAGCTCAAACCATTGATGCCTCCGAAGCAAGCCGCAGCAATTGCCTCTGAAACATTTAATGTAAAAAAGAACGCTGTTTACAAAGCTATGATGGATTAAATCTGCGCTTAAAGCCGATATCGGTTGGGTTTACTCGTCGACCCGTGTAAAATCCGCCGCGGAGTTGGCCAGGTAATCGCTGCTTCACTTCGGTGAAGGGGAGGAAAGTCCGGGCTCCAAAGGGCAGGGTGCCAGGTAACACCTGGGGAGCGAAAGCTCACGACAAGTGCAGCAGAGAGTAAACCGCCGATGGCACGCAAGTGAACAGGTAAGGCTGAAAGGGTGCGGTAAGAGCGCACCGCACAACTGGCAACAGTTTGTGGCAAGGTAAACTCCACCCGGAGCAAGGCCAAATAGGCCCCTAAGGACGCGGCCCGCGTTTGGGGGCGGGTAGGCTGCTTGAGCCAGCGAGCGATTGCTGGCCTAGACGAATGATTATCCACGACAGAACCCGGCTTATCGGCCAACTCCATCCTTTCTAATTCGAGATGTCATATCAATGGTTTGGCATCTCGAATGCTCTCACCTAGCGAATTGCATCGTATCAACACCATTATCCCTTCACGTTCATCGGTGCTTTGCTGCTTGTGACATACTCGTGGGCTTGTTCGAATGGTAATGCCTTAGCGTAAATCCAGCCTTGAACCTCATCTACACCGGTCGTCTTTAAGAAGTCCATTTGTTGTTGAACTTCAACGCCTTCAGCAATGACATGAAAGCCAAGTTCTTTACATAATACAGAGAGCTGTCGGTATAGCGTTCTGGATTTTTCATTGCTCATATCTGCCAGCATAGACTGGTCAAATTTGATTGTGCCGACGTTGCTTTTGGCCAGCATTGCAATATTAGAATAGCCTGTTCCAAAATCATCCATAGCGGTTGAAATACGATGCTGATGTAGGCGTTTAATAATGGCTTCTATTCGACTAAAACTTTCGACATAACCCGATTCAAGCAGTTCGATTTCTACTTGATGAGGAAACTCGGAAAATTTCTCGATGAGGAACTGAGCAGTGGCTTCGGTTAAGTCATTGGGATCCATATTTAGACTTACCTTTGGGTGATAGCCTGCTTTAGCCCAAACCGTTAGGTCGTTATGTAGCTTTTCAACGACCCAATAGTCAATGATATGTGTGAGCTTATTAGCTCTCAACTTTTCTAAAAAGTAGGGGCCCACAATATCTCCGTTATTTCGCTCCAATCGGATCAGCGCTTCGAACCCCGACACTGAACCGGTAGAAAGTTGGAATTTGGGTTGATAAAACAATTTCAGCGAACCGTGTTCTATATCGTCGAGGACTTTATTCAGCTCGGCTTGCGAGGAAATGTTTTCTCGTTGTGAGTTGACGAATGAAGACTCGGTATTGTTTTCCAGGTTGGATGCCACTGACAAAGTTTGACTTAAACGATCGGCAATTTGGTCGGTGGAGTTGTGCTTAATCGACATCGCCAAAAAGGGAAAATAAATCGCAGTATTTACTGCAATCAAAAAGGCTTGGTAGAGGATGGTTGTTATATCTTCTGTCAGCAACCAGCCATTAAAGAATACAGGGGTAATCCAAGTGATCTCGTTTCCAGAGTATGAAACAACACCGGTATGAAGAAGAAAATAACTGGCGGTTAGGTTGAATAGGGGCGCCATAATAAACGGCACGATAAAATACACGTTGAGTACCAGTGGAATGGCGTAAATGAGTGGCTCATTAATATTAAAGAGTGCCAACGGAGCGGAAATTTTGGCGATATTTTTTTCATGAAAATAACCGCGGTGAATTAAGCACGCAAAAATCAAACCCCATGTAGCCCCCGCCCCGCCTAGATGCACAAAGGTGTTCAAGAACATTTGAGCTGTAAGGTCGCCGATTACAAATTGCTCAAGCATATCGGTGCCATCCACAATGTTGGCAATGTGGTCGCCGTGCACACCTAATAACCAGACAACATGGCTGGTGATTGTTCTCAGAATAAGGCGTTCAAACATGGGAAAGTCGCTGACGCTATTGTGCAGCGATACTGTCAGCAGAGTTACCCCTTGAAATAGCAAAGGTAACAGAAGGGCCAATAGCAAAAACACAATGACAAACGAAGGAATCAAATTGATGTGTCGAGTCAAAAATCGACTTACATCGTCGCCTTTCATAAAACTCAGCCATTTCATGCGGGCTATGAACGCAAATAAGTAGGTTGAGGTGAGTGGAATGATAATTGAAAATGCAGACAGCCCTTGCGGATTAACTGCCAGTTGATTCCCTGACGCGCCCATGTAGCTAATATTGAAAATGTAGGAACATACGGCCAGCACGGTGGCTAAAATCGTGTTTAAACCTAAATTTTTGGATAGGTAGTAACTCACCGAAATGACAATGGTAAGTGGGAATAGCAGCGCTAGAATATTGTTAGCTATTTGTACGATTGATAGGGCTGATTGGCCTATATCAAACCACTCAAAACTAATTGCAAACTGCTCAATTAATCCAACCATTGCCAACAAGATCATGAACGGCAAAATGGAAATAAACGCTTCTCTTAATGATAGCAATACATTGCTTTGAGCTAAGTTGGAAGTCATTTTCGTAATCATAGTGATGCGTTACTTTTTGAACACCAGTAATAGAGTGGGTGTGTACATCGTACAGTCTCTAGATAATGTTATAACAAATTCAACAACCTCACTATGAATTTGACGTTTAAATGGTGGCTATGAGAAGTGCTTGGCAATCATAAAAAAAGCCCTAGGAATATCTCCCAAGGCTTAGGCTTTTATGTTGCAAAATATCAATCATTCGAAAGTGGAATATTGACCTACTGTGTGAGCTTTTTCATGGCAGATTTGGCTGCTGCTATCGTAGCATCGAGTACATCTTGGTTGTGAGCATATGAAACAAAACCTGCCTCATAAGCTGAAGGTGCAAGGTATACGCCTTCTTCAAGCATCAAGTGGAAAAACTCTTTGAAACGTTCAACGTTGCAATGTGTTGCTTGCTCAAAGCTCGTCACTTGCGCTGCATCGGTGAAAAAGTATCCAAACATACCGCCAATATTCACTGTTGCCAGTGGAATTCCAGCTTCAGCAGCAGCTTGTGCAAAGCCCTGCGTTAAATACTTGGTGCTACGAGTAATTTGCGCGTGGACTTTCGGATCTTTAATTAAGTCTAATGTCGCCAGTCCTGCGGCCATAGCAACAGGGTTGCCCGACAGTGTGCCAGCTTGATATACAGGGCCAGTGGGTGCAATAAAATCCATAATTTCTGTTTTGCCGCCAAATGCGCCGACCGGCATGCCACCGCCAATAATTTTACCTAATGTGGTTAAGTCCGGAGCGACATTGTAGTGTGCTTGAGCGCCACCTAGGTGAACGCGAAAGCCGGTCATAACTTCATCAAAAATTAACACTGAACCATGCTCATCGCAGATCTGGCGAAGGCCTTCCAGGAAGCCTTCAACTGGAGGAATACAGTTCATGTTTCCTGCAACAGGTTCAACGATAATGGCCGCAATATCTTTTCCTACTTCATCAAATACGGCTTTGACTTCGTCAATATTGTTATAGCTGACGGTTATTGTGTGCTTGGCTAAATCTGCTGGAACGCCGGGTGATGTAGGTTCGCCCATTGTGAGCATGCCAGATCCAGCTTTCACCAATAAACTGTCCGAATGGCCGTGATAACAGCCTTCAAACTTCAATAGTTTATTGCGACCGGTGAAGCCACGGGCAAGTCGAATTGCGCTCATTGTCGCTTCAGTACCTGAGTTGACCATGCGCACTTTTTCCATGTTTGGCATGATATTGCGAATGGCTTCAGCCATGGTCACTTCAATTGCCGTTGGAGCACCGTAACTCAGTCCGTTGGCGGCTGCCGAAATGACTGCGTCACGAATCGTTGGGTGATTGTGCCCCATGATCATCGGCCCCCAGCTTCCCACGTAATCGATGTAACGTTTTCCATCGACGTCATATAAATATGGTCCATCTGCTTTTTCGATGAAAACAGGAGTGCCGCCAACGCCATTGAAAGCGCGAACCGGTGAATTAACGCCACCCGGAATAGATTGGCAGGCCTGTGAGTATAAAGATTCAGAACGGCTCATAATGAATTGTCTCCTGAGCATTTCAAAGCTACAAAATTGTCGCGCAACACTATAGCAAACTTAATTTCGCCTGTGTTGAGGATGAAAAACAAGATATAAATGGCGTATTTGGTCTTACGGCCTTATGCGAATCCGACGACTGCTGATGATTGATGTAAGGCCGTCTTTCGCTTCACGACCACTTCAATTTAATAATTCGAGTTAGCTGACTTCTTCATGAAGGTACTGTGCCAGTAATTGCCAGCTGATAATACCCAATAACTGCTCTCTAGAATCACCATAAACATAGACCGCACCTTTTCGAGCACGGCGCAAACGTTGATAAGCGACAGCTAGAGATGATTGTTGATCGATCCCTTCCATACGCCAGCGTTCGCCATTTGAGGGGTCGATAAAAAATAGTCGATCGTGTTCCTCTCCTTCTTCTCGCGCCAGTAAGTGCCCTTTTGATTGATGCAAGTCCTTTACTTCATCAAGCCACTGGTAGTTGGTTTCCATCATCGCCAGAGCCCCGGTCTTTTGTAAGTTCATGACAACCGGAGATTGCGCGTAGCTCATACCTTGCATTTTCATTTGTTGTACGAACATCGATGGCATATTGAATACTTGGCTGACGACCAGTTGAGCTGGAATCATCACCAACATGGCTGGCACCATCACACTAGGCGAGTTTGTGACTTCCATAATGGCAATCATCGAGGCCATTGGTGCGTGCAAAGAAGCCGCCATCATACTGCCCATACCAATGATCAAAAATAAAGGAGTCAAGGCAGGATCCCATTGGAAGTAATTGCTCATTACCGCTAAAAAGCATCCCGCTGCAAGTGCGCCCAAGGTGTATAAAGGGCCGATAATCCCTCCCGGGATACCTAACCCTAAAGCGACTGTGGTAGCGACCATTTTAGCAAAAAACAATGCTGCGATTGTTGAGGCCGCGAGCTTGCCATCAAGTTGCATCGTGATTGCTTCCATCTCAGTTATGCCAAGATCCGGCATCCACCATGTTAATAAACATGTGATACTTCCAGCTAACAACAGGCGCCATCGCAAACTAATGTGATAGCTCAAGGTCGTCACCCGGTTCAGCGCGAAACCAAAGATCACAGAGAGTAAGCCAAGTGTGATACCTAGGCTGAGCAAGCTACCTGCAAGCTTCCAACTAATGGCTGGGAGTGAATTCAGCATAAATTGCGCTTCTTGACCGAACATTGCTGAGCTGATGTCGTGTCCATCGCCAAAGGCGAAGCCATGTACAATAGCGCCACAGGTTGCAGCCAGCAGTACGGGCACTGCCATATGCATTTTGTATTCTTTTAGCACCACTTCCATGACAAAAATAACCGCTGCGAGTGGTGTATTAAATGTGGCAGCAATGCCAGCTGCGATACCGCTTGCGGAGAGAACTCGAATGGCATTGTTCGGTAGCCTGAACCAATGGCCAACCCAGCCACTGCCAGCTGCCCCTAAATGAACCGCTGGACCTTCTCGTCCAACCACAAAGCCGCTAGCTACGGAAATGCCGGCGCCAATAAATTGGTTAATGGTATTCTTAAGAGGCATAGAGCCGTTGTGGCTGCGAATGCGATAAATGACAAATGGAATGCCAAGGCGATAGTATTTAAGCCCCAAAGAAGTGGCAATTAATAGGATAATCACCGCACCGAGCAAGGGTGTATTGTGCGTAAGGAAAGGAAATTCGACGATTAATTGAGAAAAAAGATCTTTGAGGAACTGGATGAACAATAAAAATGATACGATCAGCACCGAAGCTGCAAGTCCGCCAAGCAGTCCCAACACGGCCATTTGCCATGAAGCTCTGGGAATTGCGAGTCGACGCCTAAGGCGATACAGCAAATTGTTCATGTTGATCCAAAAATTAAAGGTCACGAGTCTTCCATTGATTCTAGCTATATTCTATGTGGATTTTTAAGCAGTTACATCAGTTGTTACACGCATTCTTCAAATTTCCGTTGTGGTACTCGCCGCGAACGGCATTTTGTGTTGCCATTTTAGGGTGTGTGATGCTCGGATTTTTCGCTGGGCGTTTATTCTATGGACATCACGAAGCTTATCGACATTTCGCCGAACAACAAATGCAATTGGCCCGAATGCAGCTCGAAGAATGGCGTGAAGTATCGGGCAGCAAGGATGTGGCCTTAAATATGGCCAACGCTGAGTTGTCGTGGACGCAAACAGAAGTGGCTCGCTTAACTGCTGAAAATCAAGAATTAAAAGAAGACTTAAAACTGTACCGAAAGGTGTTTAGCGACCGCTCTTTTGGTGACAGTCTTATTATCGATTCATTACGATTATCGGATACCTATGGCAGCGGCGTGTATCGTTTTCGAGTCACTTTGATTCAACCCGATCGGTTTGGTCGCATGGCCGAAGGGCAAATTAGCTTTTCGTTACAAGGGTTTCGCTCAGGCATACCGGCGGAACTCAATAACTGGGAGCTTATGACGGTCACTGATAATTCGGCATTGCAATTCAACTTTCGGTATTTGCAAACCATTGAAGGCTTGCTGCAAATACCTGAGGATTTTGAAGCAGAGCGGCTTGAGGTATTGGCAGTGCTTGAGGTGAAAAATCGAAAAACCGAGCGAGTCTCGCAAAGCTACAATTGGAACTCTACGTTGAGAGCCGGTTTTTAAGTGGCGATAATAAATCATCCAATACTTGAATGAATTACTCAGGTATTAGATAATTCACCGGTTGTCACTCTGTGAGGTTTGTATGTCGCAACCAGATACCGCCGCGTTACCGATTCAGTTTTCTGATACTGCGGCCCAAAAAGTTAAAACTCTGATCGAAGAAGAAGAGAACCCAAACTTGAAGTTACGTGTTTACGTAACCGGAGGTGGGTGTTCTGGTTTTCAATATGGCTTTACCTTTGATGAAGCTGTGAATGAAGGCGATACGACGATTGAAAAAGAAAGTGTCACTTTGGTGATTGATCCAATGAGCCTGCAATATTTAATCGGCGGTATTGTTGATTACACTGAGGGTCTTGAAGGCTCTCGATTCTTTGTCAATAACCCAAATGCGACTACGACTTGTGGTTGCGGTGCGTCTTTTTCGGTTTAACGCATTGTTAAATGATCCGGCCTAGTGTGTTGAGCCAGTGCATTTTGTACTGGCTTTGTTGTTTCTCAATCTGCTGATTTACCATCTCTTCCAAATACCTCGTAACATTTTCACACGCTTTTTTACCTTGAAGTCACTTACTATTATTGTACGTAGAAACCATTGGTGCCCGTTGCGTCAATTCAAGGATAGAAATCATGTCTCGAAACATTCGCCTTACTCACACTTTAAATGCACATCCGTGGATTGTTGCTCTAGTTCT encodes the following:
- a CDS encoding YraN family protein, whose protein sequence is MKSKGDFYESLACQHLQQAGLRLMQSHFKAGRWEVDLIMKDGATLVFVEVKYRRNHLYGGAANALSHSQINRLRGAASYYLQSHKLKEYKTQCRFDLVAITGEPPQQHIEWLKNAF
- a CDS encoding chloride channel protein, which encodes MTFNFWINMNNLLYRLRRRLAIPRASWQMAVLGLLGGLAASVLIVSFLLFIQFLKDLFSQLIVEFPFLTHNTPLLGAVIILLIATSLGLKYYRLGIPFVIYRIRSHNGSMPLKNTINQFIGAGISVASGFVVGREGPAVHLGAAGSGWVGHWFRLPNNAIRVLSASGIAAGIAATFNTPLAAVIFVMEVVLKEYKMHMAVPVLLAATCGAIVHGFAFGDGHDISSAMFGQEAQFMLNSLPAISWKLAGSLLSLGITLGLLSVIFGFALNRVTTLSYHISLRWRLLLAGSITCLLTWWMPDLGITEMEAITMQLDGKLAASTIAALFFAKMVATTVALGLGIPGGIIGPLYTLGALAAGCFLAVMSNYFQWDPALTPLFLIIGMGSMMAASLHAPMASMIAIMEVTNSPSVMVPAMLVMIPAQLVVSQVFNMPSMFVQQMKMQGMSYAQSPVVMNLQKTGALAMMETNYQWLDEVKDLHQSKGHLLAREEGEEHDRLFFIDPSNGERWRMEGIDQQSSLAVAYQRLRRARKGAVYVYGDSREQLLGIISWQLLAQYLHEEVS
- the erpA gene encoding iron-sulfur cluster insertion protein ErpA, with product MSQPDTAALPIQFSDTAAQKVKTLIEEEENPNLKLRVYVTGGGCSGFQYGFTFDEAVNEGDTTIEKESVTLVIDPMSLQYLIGGIVDYTEGLEGSRFFVNNPNATTTCGCGASFSV
- a CDS encoding penicillin-binding protein activator encodes the protein MQRTGFGSAFFSVILACVLLVACSSSNKPTQAELNSISSPQQWLTLSEQASEPEKSEYRLNAVRLFIRNGRIDTAQQVLNGTRPTTPNSQQEWHLLRAQVYLSQGDMTAAKHEFERVSQNPVHAKIANEYYALEAALYQSEHHYWLAAQSLSQQFPFASDKQQAGLQTQLWQAFDKAPETDTAILNDGSRNADFDGWVSLYRILTAKGELETVIAQLQSWQRQYRGHPGISMLPRNLDSVLADSGSMPESIAVILPLSGKFQSQGLSIRNGMLHAILKDYENKTQVRFYDSGRNSIESIYTEIQTNEHDMIVGPLLKSNVQTLIELSDHQTPILALNQIESGVTQENVSSFALSPEQEARNTVEFLRAAQVKHPLLLQSSGSSYQRIGRTFEQEWRALDEASEAVSETPQLSVETMGASNSMQKQMQRIMGITSSETRARQLASTLGLKLESEPRSRADIDAIYVVASSQQARLLKSFVDVTVSPFAAPVKVVVGPRSHSGPHSEFEGIYVGDIAMIADSENVGLVQQLRELSPQSGYSDFRLFAMGNDALALLPTLSALRHLPGYTVDGLTGALSVTPKGEVVTHFYWGQYNKGALTPVNG
- a CDS encoding DUF6776 family protein; the protein is MLGFFAGRLFYGHHEAYRHFAEQQMQLARMQLEEWREVSGSKDVALNMANAELSWTQTEVARLTAENQELKEDLKLYRKVFSDRSFGDSLIIDSLRLSDTYGSGVYRFRVTLIQPDRFGRMAEGQISFSLQGFRSGIPAELNNWELMTVTDNSALQFNFRYLQTIEGLLQIPEDFEAERLEVLAVLEVKNRKTERVSQSYNWNSTLRAGF
- a CDS encoding EAL domain-containing protein; the protein is MTSNLAQSNVLLSLREAFISILPFMILLAMVGLIEQFAISFEWFDIGQSALSIVQIANNILALLFPLTIVISVSYYLSKNLGLNTILATVLAVCSYIFNISYMGASGNQLAVNPQGLSAFSIIIPLTSTYLFAFIARMKWLSFMKGDDVSRFLTRHINLIPSFVIVFLLLALLLPLLFQGVTLLTVSLHNSVSDFPMFERLILRTITSHVVWLLGVHGDHIANIVDGTDMLEQFVIGDLTAQMFLNTFVHLGGAGATWGLIFACLIHRGYFHEKNIAKISAPLALFNINEPLIYAIPLVLNVYFIVPFIMAPLFNLTASYFLLHTGVVSYSGNEITWITPVFFNGWLLTEDITTILYQAFLIAVNTAIYFPFLAMSIKHNSTDQIADRLSQTLSVASNLENNTESSFVNSQRENISSQAELNKVLDDIEHGSLKLFYQPKFQLSTGSVSGFEALIRLERNNGDIVGPYFLEKLRANKLTHIIDYWVVEKLHNDLTVWAKAGYHPKVSLNMDPNDLTEATAQFLIEKFSEFPHQVEIELLESGYVESFSRIEAIIKRLHQHRISTAMDDFGTGYSNIAMLAKSNVGTIKFDQSMLADMSNEKSRTLYRQLSVLCKELGFHVIAEGVEVQQQMDFLKTTGVDEVQGWIYAKALPFEQAHEYVTSSKAPMNVKG
- the rsmI gene encoding 16S rRNA (cytidine(1402)-2'-O)-methyltransferase: MSGILFIVPTPIGNLGDISARALEVLAEVDVIAAEDTRHTRHLLNHFGIKTRCISLHLHNENQRSSQFVDLLQKGESIALVSDAGTPLISDPGYPLVNALRHAGCQVVPLPGPCAATTALCAAGLPTDRFCFEGFLPAKASGRKEKLEALKHETRTMLFYESPRRVFDTLESMAEIMGHDRHIVVAKELTKRFETFISGTAAEIIDWFKQAPERQKGEMVIMLSGTSESTDAGFEHALELAIKLKPLMPPKQAAAIASETFNVKKNAVYKAMMD
- a CDS encoding phosphoheptose isomerase, which gives rise to MLERIKASFTESIQTKIAAAEALPEAIKAGAEIMSQALLNGNKILSCGNGGSAGDAQHFSSELLNRFEKERPGLPAIALTTDSSTVTSIANDYSYDEIFSKQVRALGQPGDVLLAISTSGNSRNVIKAMEAAVSRDMKIVALTGRDGGEMAGLLSETDVEVRVPSDRTARIQEVHLLAIHCLCDLIDNTLFPHMED
- the hemL gene encoding glutamate-1-semialdehyde 2,1-aminomutase, giving the protein MSRSESLYSQACQSIPGGVNSPVRAFNGVGGTPVFIEKADGPYLYDVDGKRYIDYVGSWGPMIMGHNHPTIRDAVISAAANGLSYGAPTAIEVTMAEAIRNIMPNMEKVRMVNSGTEATMSAIRLARGFTGRNKLLKFEGCYHGHSDSLLVKAGSGMLTMGEPTSPGVPADLAKHTITVSYNNIDEVKAVFDEVGKDIAAIIVEPVAGNMNCIPPVEGFLEGLRQICDEHGSVLIFDEVMTGFRVHLGGAQAHYNVAPDLTTLGKIIGGGMPVGAFGGKTEIMDFIAPTGPVYQAGTLSGNPVAMAAGLATLDLIKDPKVHAQITRSTKYLTQGFAQAAAEAGIPLATVNIGGMFGYFFTDAAQVTSFEQATHCNVERFKEFFHLMLEEGVYLAPSAYEAGFVSYAHNQDVLDATIAAAKSAMKKLTQ